The following coding sequences lie in one Pontibacter sp. G13 genomic window:
- the tgt gene encoding tRNA guanosine(34) transglycosylase Tgt — translation MTYTLQHTDEKSNARAGLIQTDHGQIETPIFMPVGTVGSVKALSQKDLTEHVKAEIILGNTYHLFLRPGTEILEQAGGLHKFISWDKPMLTDSGGYQVYSLAQNRKITEQGVTFTNHIDGAKHLFTPERVMDIERSIGADIMMVLDECPPYPCDYDYAKKSMHMTHRWAVRCKEHHYSRPPLYGYDQNLFPIIQGGAYKDLRTQSTEFVASLDLPGNAIGGLSVGEPHDIMYELTDLSCQILPKDKPRYLMGVGTPVNLLECISMGVDMFDCVLPTRNARHGLIYTREGIRNMKNKKYENDFTPLDPDSDCLVDQMYSKAYLRHLFKAQEYLAFTIASIHNLHFFLWLVKEARKHIQDNTFASWKAVMVEKLATRL, via the coding sequence TTGACGTACACCCTCCAGCATACTGACGAAAAGTCCAATGCCCGTGCAGGACTTATCCAAACCGACCACGGACAGATCGAAACCCCTATCTTCATGCCCGTAGGTACGGTCGGATCGGTCAAGGCCCTTTCACAGAAGGATCTGACCGAGCATGTCAAGGCCGAAATCATCTTGGGAAACACCTATCACCTTTTCCTACGGCCCGGCACTGAAATCCTCGAACAAGCTGGCGGATTGCACAAATTCATCTCTTGGGACAAGCCAATGCTGACCGACAGCGGTGGTTATCAGGTGTATAGCTTGGCCCAAAATCGAAAAATCACGGAGCAAGGCGTCACCTTTACCAACCATATCGACGGAGCCAAGCACCTCTTCACGCCAGAACGTGTGATGGACATCGAGCGGTCCATTGGTGCGGATATCATGATGGTATTGGACGAATGTCCTCCCTACCCTTGCGACTACGACTACGCCAAAAAATCCATGCACATGACCCATCGCTGGGCCGTCCGCTGCAAGGAGCATCACTACAGCCGTCCTCCGCTCTATGGCTATGACCAGAATCTCTTCCCTATCATTCAAGGGGGCGCATACAAGGATCTCCGTACCCAATCTACAGAGTTTGTCGCTTCGCTAGATCTGCCGGGCAATGCAATCGGAGGCCTCTCGGTAGGTGAGCCGCACGACATCATGTATGAACTCACGGACCTCTCGTGCCAAATCCTCCCCAAGGACAAGCCACGGTATCTCATGGGCGTGGGTACTCCGGTGAATCTGCTGGAATGTATCTCGATGGGCGTAGACATGTTTGACTGCGTACTTCCTACCCGGAATGCCCGTCATGGCCTGATCTACACCCGAGAGGGAATCCGCAACATGAAAAACAAGAAGTACGAAAACGACTTCACCCCGCTCGATCCGGATAGTGATTGTCTCGTGGATCAGATGTATTCCAAAGCATATCTTCGACACCTGTTCAAAGCCCAAGAATACCTGGCATTCACCATCGCCAGTATCCACAATCTCCACTTCTTCCTCTGGTTGGTGAAAGAAGCCCGCAAGCACATTCAGGACAACACCTTTGCTTCCTGGAAGGCGGTGATGGTCGAGAAATTGGCCACACGGCTGTAA